A portion of the Hymenobacter gelipurpurascens genome contains these proteins:
- a CDS encoding OmpA family protein, producing MRTFILVCAAAGSAALLTGCATSGSLSKADKQFARGEYEPAIALYKADVAKGKNIAQSNYRVAESYRLSNRIEQAEAYYKAALDGGVKVSDAAFYYGEALKANGKFEEAATQFDAYAQNGGNRTLAARSEMEAKNARASTSIVAMRTNSEVMPLDQINTPSAEFSATILPETKEVIFASGRDSKVYKGNGEGFNDLYAVKFDDADKMTGGTVRKLEPLFNSEDKHEASATYTPDGKMMVFARSNNGSKKGYLSVDLWVSYNKNGAWTEPEILRVVNSSTADDFSPSFAPDGKTLYFASTRKGGLGGNDIYKTTMETPGRFSPPENLGDQINTPGNENYPAIAPDGTLYFSSDGHPGLGKLDIFKVEKNKVVNLAVPINSTGDDFAPFFTANKAGIFASNRAGGKGSDDLYRFRESMLKLVNFYADGTLVERNDKTGQTLPVASETVTLYNAKGQKLQDATTGSDGKFSFKLDTAAANYAVIANRAGYFTARNSVSTIGRKPAQEALTEPLTDVRIPVTLTLAKIVKNKAIVVENIFYDYDKANIRPDAALELDKLVQTLNDNPQITIELSSHTDSRGKDAYNQALSQRRAQSAVDYIISKGIDKSRITARGYGETQPVIKNAKTEEEYQRNRRTEFKVTKIAE from the coding sequence ATGAGAACTTTTATTCTGGTATGTGCTGCCGCCGGCTCTGCTGCTCTGCTAACTGGTTGTGCTACGTCCGGCAGCCTGAGCAAAGCAGACAAGCAATTTGCTCGTGGTGAATATGAACCTGCTATTGCCTTATACAAAGCCGATGTAGCCAAAGGCAAGAACATTGCGCAGTCGAACTACCGGGTAGCCGAGTCGTACCGGCTGTCTAACCGTATTGAGCAGGCCGAAGCATATTATAAAGCGGCCTTGGATGGCGGAGTAAAAGTGTCCGATGCAGCTTTCTATTATGGAGAAGCACTAAAGGCCAACGGTAAGTTTGAAGAAGCCGCCACTCAGTTTGATGCCTACGCGCAAAACGGCGGCAACCGCACCCTAGCAGCTCGCTCCGAAATGGAAGCCAAAAATGCCCGGGCTTCTACCAGCATCGTGGCCATGCGCACCAATAGCGAAGTCATGCCGCTGGACCAAATCAACACCCCATCTGCCGAGTTCAGCGCCACTATTCTCCCCGAAACCAAGGAAGTGATTTTTGCCTCCGGCCGGGATAGCAAAGTGTACAAAGGAAATGGGGAAGGGTTCAACGACCTCTACGCCGTCAAGTTCGACGACGCCGACAAGATGACCGGCGGCACCGTTCGCAAGCTGGAGCCTCTTTTTAACTCCGAGGATAAGCACGAAGCCAGCGCCACCTACACGCCCGATGGCAAGATGATGGTGTTTGCCCGTTCCAACAACGGCTCCAAGAAAGGTTACCTAAGCGTAGATCTGTGGGTATCCTATAATAAGAACGGGGCCTGGACCGAGCCGGAGATTCTGCGGGTAGTCAACAGCAGCACCGCCGATGACTTCTCGCCCTCATTCGCGCCCGATGGCAAGACGTTGTATTTCGCTTCTACCCGCAAGGGTGGCCTAGGCGGCAACGATATCTACAAAACCACCATGGAAACGCCGGGCCGCTTCTCGCCGCCCGAAAACCTCGGCGACCAGATCAACACGCCGGGCAACGAGAACTACCCCGCTATTGCCCCCGACGGCACCCTGTACTTTTCTTCTGATGGGCACCCTGGCCTAGGCAAGCTCGATATCTTCAAGGTCGAGAAAAACAAAGTAGTTAACCTGGCGGTTCCTATTAATAGTACCGGCGACGACTTCGCGCCCTTCTTCACGGCTAACAAGGCAGGCATCTTCGCCTCGAACCGGGCTGGTGGCAAAGGCTCCGACGATTTGTATCGATTTCGGGAGAGCATGCTCAAGCTCGTGAACTTCTATGCCGACGGAACTCTGGTTGAGCGCAACGACAAAACCGGCCAGACGCTACCCGTCGCTAGCGAAACGGTAACCCTCTACAACGCGAAAGGGCAGAAGCTGCAAGATGCCACCACTGGCTCCGATGGCAAATTCAGCTTCAAGCTTGATACCGCAGCCGCCAACTATGCGGTTATTGCCAACCGGGCCGGCTACTTCACTGCCCGCAACTCCGTGAGCACTATCGGCCGCAAACCTGCCCAAGAAGCCCTGACCGAGCCCCTAACGGATGTGCGCATCCCCGTTACCCTGACGCTCGCCAAAATCGTGAAGAATAAAGCCATTGTAGTAGAGAACATTTTCTACGATTACGACAAGGCCAACATTCGTCCGGATGCTGCTTTGGAGCTGGATAAGCTGGTACAGACCCTCAACGACAACCCGCAAATCACGATTGAGCTAAGCTCCCACACCGACTCTCGCGGTAAAGATGCCTATAACCAAGCCCTTTCTCAGCGGCGGGCCCAATCAGCGGTAGACTATATCATCTCCAAAGGCATCGATAAGAGCCGCATTACGGCCCGAGGCTACGGCGAAACCCAGCCAGTCATCAAAAATGCCAAGACGGAGGAGGAATACCAACGCAACCGCCGCACCGAGTTTAAGGTGACCAAGATTGCTGAATGA
- a CDS encoding (Fe-S)-binding protein — translation MHFSIQNILFLLVALAGFGLFAWQARKIRANILVGRDRDMSGNVNERLYKTLLVAFGQQKMFKRLTPAFLHLIVYIGFIVINIEVIEILVDGLFGTHRFLQFLGPLYSALTGTNEVLGALVVLAVIAFWWRRNVNTIRRFTGPELRAWPKLDANVILYVEVVLMVALFTMNTADLKLHGDNLPGAFPISSLLTGLFPDSPAALHVLERVGWWAHIVGILLFLNYLPSSKHFHIIMAFPNVYFSRLVPQGKFSNVESITHEVKAMMDPSYEVPAPPVGPDGSALAPTPFGAKDVDDLAWTNLLNAYSCTECGRCTSVCPANLTGKLLSPRKIIMDTRDRMEEKYNSPLIFNPNLYGKEAKHDPQEQLDAENHTLLRGYVTPEELWACTTCNACVEACPVNINPLESIVEMRRFLVLEESAAPNSLNVMFSNIENNGAPWAFSPSDRFNWADDLYVADKATAPVA, via the coding sequence GTGCACTTCTCCATCCAAAACATCCTCTTCCTGCTAGTCGCGTTGGCGGGCTTCGGCCTGTTCGCGTGGCAAGCCCGGAAGATTCGAGCCAACATTCTGGTCGGGCGCGACCGGGATATGAGTGGCAACGTCAATGAGCGCCTCTACAAAACGCTGCTGGTCGCCTTTGGGCAGCAGAAAATGTTTAAGCGCCTCACGCCGGCCTTTCTCCACCTGATCGTTTATATCGGTTTCATTGTCATCAACATTGAAGTCATCGAGATTCTGGTGGACGGTTTGTTCGGAACCCATCGGTTCCTGCAGTTCCTAGGCCCCTTGTACTCGGCCCTTACTGGTACCAACGAGGTATTAGGCGCCCTAGTTGTGCTGGCGGTAATTGCCTTCTGGTGGCGCCGCAACGTGAATACCATCCGTCGTTTTACGGGGCCCGAGTTACGCGCCTGGCCTAAGCTGGATGCCAACGTCATCCTGTATGTGGAAGTGGTGCTGATGGTTGCGTTGTTCACCATGAACACCGCTGATCTGAAGCTGCATGGCGACAACCTACCGGGCGCTTTCCCCATCAGTAGCCTCCTGACCGGCCTTTTTCCGGATAGTCCGGCGGCGCTACATGTTCTGGAGCGCGTTGGCTGGTGGGCGCATATCGTGGGCATTCTGCTGTTCCTGAACTACTTGCCTAGCAGCAAGCACTTCCACATCATTATGGCCTTCCCGAACGTGTACTTCTCGCGGCTGGTACCGCAGGGAAAGTTCTCGAATGTGGAGAGCATCACTCACGAGGTGAAAGCCATGATGGACCCCAGCTACGAGGTGCCCGCCCCACCGGTAGGCCCCGACGGCTCTGCCCTAGCGCCTACGCCCTTCGGAGCAAAAGATGTGGATGACCTGGCCTGGACCAATCTGCTCAATGCGTACTCGTGCACCGAGTGTGGCCGCTGCACGTCGGTTTGCCCCGCTAACCTGACGGGCAAACTATTGTCGCCCCGTAAAATCATCATGGATACCCGGGACCGAATGGAGGAGAAGTATAACTCTCCGCTCATCTTCAACCCCAACCTCTACGGTAAGGAAGCCAAGCACGACCCGCAAGAACAGCTCGATGCCGAAAACCACACGCTGCTGCGCGGTTACGTAACGCCCGAAGAACTGTGGGCCTGCACCACCTGCAACGCCTGCGTGGAGGCCTGCCCAGTGAACATCAACCCACTGGAAAGCATTGTAGAGATGCGCCGCTTCCTTGTGCTGGAAGAATCGGCCGCACCAAACTCTCTGAACGTGATGTTCAGCAACATCGAAAACAACGGCGCTCCGTGGGCTTTCTCGCCTTCCGACCGCTTCAACTGGGCCGATGACCTGTACGTGGCGGATAAAGCTACGGCTCCGGTGGCCTAG
- a CDS encoding (Fe-S)-binding protein, which translates to MADLAAKGETPEVLFWVGCAGAFDDRYKRVTRAFVRILEHVGVNYAVLGMEESCTGDPAKRAGNEFLFQMQAMQNITTLNGYGIKKVVTACPHCFNTIKNEYPALGGEYEVIHHSTFLQQLINEGKVKAEGGESFKGRRITFHDSCYLGRANNIYEAPRAVLEVLDADLLEMKRCKTNGLCCGAGGAQMWKEPEPGKKDINVERAEEALATLDGDADVLLNLQGVESTAPVLPAGSNRGGSVIAVACPFCMTMMADGVKNKERESDVQVFDLAELIASAEGLNA; encoded by the coding sequence ATGGCCGATCTGGCAGCGAAGGGCGAAACCCCCGAAGTGCTGTTCTGGGTAGGCTGCGCCGGTGCCTTCGATGACCGCTATAAGCGCGTGACCCGTGCTTTCGTGCGCATTCTGGAGCACGTAGGCGTGAACTACGCCGTGCTGGGCATGGAAGAAAGCTGCACCGGCGACCCTGCCAAGCGCGCTGGCAACGAGTTTCTGTTCCAGATGCAGGCCATGCAGAACATCACCACCCTCAATGGCTACGGCATCAAGAAGGTGGTAACGGCCTGCCCGCATTGCTTCAATACCATTAAGAACGAATACCCAGCGTTGGGTGGCGAGTATGAGGTGATTCACCACAGTACTTTCCTGCAGCAGCTCATCAACGAGGGCAAAGTGAAGGCCGAAGGCGGTGAGTCGTTCAAAGGTCGCCGCATTACGTTCCATGATTCCTGCTACCTGGGCCGCGCCAATAACATTTATGAAGCGCCTCGCGCGGTTCTGGAAGTGCTGGATGCCGACCTGCTGGAAATGAAGCGCTGCAAAACCAACGGCCTGTGCTGCGGTGCCGGTGGCGCCCAAATGTGGAAAGAGCCCGAGCCCGGCAAAAAAGACATCAATGTAGAGCGCGCCGAAGAAGCACTGGCCACGCTCGATGGCGACGCCGATGTGCTGCTGAACCTACAGGGTGTGGAAAGCACGGCTCCCGTACTGCCCGCCGGCTCCAACCGGGGTGGCAGCGTAATTGCCGTAGCCTGCCCGTTCTGCATGACCATGATGGCCGACGGCGTAAAAAACAAGGAGCGTGAATCAGATGTGCAGGTGTTTGACTTGGCCGAACTGATTGCTTCCGCCGAAGGTCTCAACGCGTAG
- a CDS encoding DUF4476 domain-containing protein: MKKALLLFASLFLFLVGGLQAAPANVNFSSERGVPFQLVFDGRALTRGGARQVFLDRLMPGYHWAEFIIPSGYGRSVNYRTQIFLDGGLETNFVLFTRNGYPPMLRKVSAIPIRGNYPPGRPGNGYPTNGGYDNTYPGGPAGPGRNDGGYPAPNSPYPNQGPYPNGPAYPSQPAYPNTYPDNRNNYNVMSPQDVSRLLQSVQRQSFDDNKLPILREALGAASLESDDLTRILSTLTFDRNRVELAKYAYPRIVDPQNFYRVYEAFDFQSNVQELQQYVQAYRR, encoded by the coding sequence ATGAAAAAGGCGCTACTACTTTTTGCTAGTCTATTCCTATTCTTAGTGGGTGGCCTGCAGGCTGCTCCAGCCAACGTCAACTTCTCTTCAGAGCGCGGCGTGCCTTTCCAGCTCGTGTTTGACGGTCGGGCCCTGACGCGCGGCGGAGCCCGCCAGGTATTTCTGGACCGTCTAATGCCTGGCTACCATTGGGCAGAGTTCATTATCCCCTCTGGTTACGGGCGTAGCGTAAACTACCGTACCCAGATTTTCCTGGATGGTGGCCTAGAAACCAACTTCGTCCTTTTCACCCGCAATGGCTATCCGCCCATGTTGCGTAAAGTGTCGGCTATCCCTATTCGCGGAAACTATCCTCCCGGCCGCCCCGGTAACGGCTACCCTACTAATGGAGGATATGATAACACGTACCCTGGTGGACCAGCCGGCCCGGGCCGAAACGATGGCGGTTACCCAGCTCCGAACTCTCCCTACCCAAATCAAGGGCCGTATCCAAATGGGCCAGCTTATCCGTCGCAGCCTGCGTACCCCAATACGTATCCCGATAACCGGAACAATTACAATGTAATGTCTCCTCAAGATGTATCCCGTCTGCTGCAGTCTGTGCAACGGCAATCTTTTGATGACAACAAACTCCCCATTTTGCGGGAAGCATTAGGTGCGGCATCCCTAGAGTCCGATGATCTAACGCGTATTCTGTCTACGCTCACGTTCGACCGCAACCGGGTTGAATTAGCCAAATATGCCTACCCTCGTATCGTAGACCCTCAAAACTTCTACCGCGTCTATGAGGCATTTGACTTCCAAAGTAACGTTCAAG